caaacatggccctcacagaaacttggctgggggcagatgactgggaatgggaactggtggtcaaggtggaaggcggagtggagggtggttcagacgggtcaaggacagcagaggtagagcagtaagatgctggaccagaaggagggtggcttttagtttgcctgttgcctttgaggtgttgctcccaaagtgctttgtgcttgccgttcatgtgccttcgcatagaagttgtacctatgtggctgttgggcttcccaagactcagtttctgactgcactcattgcaaattacaacgcttttgtcagaggcacacacattaaaaaaatcccacactgctgacctttttgaggctggcaatctggtggtaacagtagaagttggcggcgttggcggcaatggcgggtgcgttggccggctgaccacaggtgccgatacatgttgttgccctactgttccctgcgagctgtcctccctgcttcttctaagtcttattctcctcctgcctctctgactctccgtctctccatctgaactatcctcctcttgctctcttctactgggcacccacaaaacatcaatctcctcatcatcattctcctcagatgcatcaatttcttctaacagctcacagaaggaagcagcagcggggacctcctcgtcatcactcattatgtccatctctgttgtgttctctgccagaattaaatctggtgtaacgtcctcatctccttcatcttcttctgccaataatggttgcgcatcactcagttcaagaaactcatgtgaaaataactcctctgactccagtgaagaaggggcgccggtggtggaggaagtgttacgtggggtggccatagcagtggaggatgaggatgttgtggtaaagttagaaacggtagaggatggggtgtgctgtgtaagccagtcaactacctcttcagcattttgggagttcagggtcattgcctttttaaaactgggcaatttcctagggccacaggatagcatagcagcacggcccctagtgcctctgcgtggcggcctgcctttgcctggcattatttttaaaacaaaaacaacaacaactcaggtggtgtttctggagacggtattattattgatatttagacagaatgtgaaaaagctcacacagctaagtggcagtggtttgaaaatgaagaacacactgggcaaataatgcctgcaaggtcaacgtatacactacagcagtggtggatacggaatatattattgctgcttgaaaaacgtcactcaggtggtgtttctggagacggtattattattgatatttagacagaatgtgaacaagctcacacagctagatggcagtggtttgaaaatgaagaacacactgggcaaataatgcctacaaggtcaacgtatacactacagcagtggtggatacggaatatattattgctgcttgaaaaacgtcactcaggtggtgtttctggagacggtattattattgatatttagacagaatgtgaaaaagctcacacagctaagtggcagtggtttgaaaatgaagaacacactgggcaaataatgcctgcaaggtcaacgtatacactacagcagtggtggatacggaatatattattgctgcttgaaaaacgtcactcaggtggtgtttctggagacggtattattattgatatttagacagaatgtgaacaagctcacacagctagatggccactgggcaaataatgcctgcaagtgcactactattggtgcactactatgaagaacagcaaacagcactggacaccttaaagaacagtaagataagtaaaataaaaaaaaattatatgtatattaaaaaaattttctcgggttggtgctgctgaactactaggagcagcacagtagcacaccagtcccactccccaacactgctagactaatagcacttggctgttaaagtagcaaagtaaaacaacaaaaaagaaaataaaagcagtccttacaaggactattgggttattacagcagtcagcagatgagatcagaagagatcagtgcccacagcaggcagctacatacagagcactgcagtagaaggtagattactagccagcaaagctaccctaaaatgtccctcaaatccctgcagacttctgtccctccaatacagagctttactagccagcaaacttactatcaactgtccctcaaagaaatcagtgaaatcagtaacagctctctccctacactagctcttgcaagcacacacaggcagaatgaaaaaacgctgcagggcttcagtttatgtatggaaggggagtggtccagggggtgtgggggtggtccaggagggagagcttcctgattggctgccatgtatctgctggtctggggtgagaggtcaaaaaaaagcgccaggtaaggcgaacccaaaatgaagaacgtcgcgcgacgttcgcgaacattcggcgagcgcgaacagccgatgttcgcgcgaacaagttcgccggcgaacagtccgcgacatccctactcctggATAGCCACGGAAGCAAGATCATTCTGAGGAGGCTGAAACTGTAAAGCCAGGACAGGCTGGGGAGCAGTAACAGGAGCAGTTGAAGTTGCGACGGCTCTAAAAGAACCCCTATTCTCAGGGTCAGGAACCGTGCTGCTAATAGAGCTGCTGGAAAGGGCAGAGGATGAGGAAGCTCCGCCAAGAGCAACAGCAGAAGGGCCCGGAAGAGGTGGCGGGGTCATCGAAGGCCATGCTGGAGTGGTGCTGGACGAAGCTGAAGGAGGGGGCGAAGTAGCTGTCAGCGGAGGCGGAGGAGGCAGAGCTACCGCGCCGGAAGAGGCCGGCAGGGCTGTAAGAAGGCAAGCTGGTTGGGAAGCGGAGCAGACGCCGGCCGGCGTGGAGGGGGGTTGGCGGGAGGTGCCACCACTCGTTGCAGCCTTCTTGCGAGGCGGAGGAGCCGGAGGGCGAAGAGAAGTGGGTGGAGGCATCAAACTAGACGCAGTGCTGGGCGGAGAAAGTAGGCAGGCTGAGACATCTAGGGTGGGCAGCGGAGGAGCAGGGCAGGTCCGTGGAGGCTTCTTCCTGGTTAGGCGTCCTGAAGGCGCTGAATGGGACCTCTTGTGAGCCGGCTTCGCTGAGCGGGTACTGGACCGCTTTAAGGAGGCGTGACCAGCCGGAGCTCTCGGTTGAACGCTGGGAGGAGCCGGTGACGTTGCTTCCTCTGAAGGCGGAGACTCAGACCCAGTCGGGGTCACTGCAGCGGAGCGCAGGCAAGCCCTGTTCAACAAAAGGAGGTCCTCTTCGCCTGCTTCAAACTGTGCCCAACGAAGGATCTCATTCAAACGCGACGATCTGCCACTCACATCCATGGACGAACCCGGAGCCGAATCAGCGCTGACTTTCTGGATACCTGACATCAACATCGCTGCATACAGGTCAGATGAAAactcaatacaatacaatacaatcatACAGGTCAGATGAAAACTGCTAAGGGAACTCAATGCTGCCCCTTTTATAGACCCCACACCAACGGTCCCCCTATTATTATTGGTTCGCTAAACACAACCAATCAAATGCCCAACAAATTGACCAATCAAAATATGCAACTTCCAATCCACACTCCCCAAGTAACGTAAATGTAGCCTAACATAAGAGGTAACTAAGACAAATACCCTGTCTTACAGCGTGTACTACCCCATGACCCTGAGGGCTAATTGGGCCCCCAGACtgcaatcacatcatattttccctccagcaccagcatctccagctctcccattttaccagtcagactccttgcatttgcaaacatacatttaatactggtaccatattgaaataaatgacatgtggtcctccctgtccttaacagtacccccagccaaatctccttccccattttcccttcctttgcccattATCTCATCTAAACTGTCTTcaactgaatcttttactgaaccccccccacgcctagtttaaaatctcctccaactatctagccatcttctctcccaaaacagctgcaccatcttcattgaggtgcagcccatccctagcaaagagcctatagccgactga
This is a stretch of genomic DNA from Xenopus laevis strain J_2021 chromosome 6S, Xenopus_laevis_v10.1, whole genome shotgun sequence. It encodes these proteins:
- the LOC121395113 gene encoding mucin-7-like — translated: MPPPTSLRPPAPPPRKKAATSGGTSRQPPSTPAGVCSASQPACLLTALPASSGAVALPPPPPLTATSPPPSASSSTTPAWPSMTPPPLPGPSAVALGGASSSSALSSSSISSTVPDPENRGSFRAVATSTAPVTAPQPVLALQFQPPQNDLASVAIQE